A region from the Microbacterium sp. NC79 genome encodes:
- a CDS encoding metallophosphoesterase, translating into MTSLRILHLTDTHLFGDNARHYDTVDTAAQLTAALAHVAEQPCDLVVVAGDVSEDGTVESYQRARTIVGEWARERDARAVFTMGNHDRREAFREVLGGGQPDAHERVLAGTDPARPIASVTESNGWRVIVLDTSVPARGYGDIEAEQLTFLRDILATPAENGTVIVMHHAPVDAQTDLLQALALDPHDADEFIEIIAGSDVRVVLSGHYHHPIVETVNGIPVVVAPGVANIARSLDDPAEESAELAFGGAVIEIRGTRTRVVPFIERHEAALEVFRFDRETVARIIAAAGRPTP; encoded by the coding sequence ATGACCTCGCTGCGCATTCTGCACCTCACCGACACGCACCTTTTCGGCGACAACGCCCGCCACTACGACACCGTCGACACCGCCGCCCAGCTCACGGCCGCGCTCGCACACGTCGCTGAGCAGCCCTGTGATCTCGTGGTTGTCGCGGGCGACGTGAGCGAAGACGGAACCGTCGAGTCGTACCAGCGCGCCCGCACGATCGTTGGCGAATGGGCACGCGAGCGCGACGCCCGCGCCGTATTCACGATGGGCAACCATGATCGTCGCGAAGCGTTCCGGGAGGTGTTGGGCGGCGGACAACCCGACGCACACGAACGTGTTCTCGCAGGCACCGACCCCGCCCGCCCCATCGCGTCCGTCACCGAAAGCAACGGCTGGCGCGTGATCGTGCTCGACACCTCAGTGCCCGCCCGCGGATACGGCGACATTGAAGCAGAACAGCTCACGTTCCTCCGCGACATCCTCGCGACCCCCGCAGAAAACGGCACCGTCATCGTGATGCACCACGCCCCGGTCGACGCCCAGACCGACCTGCTGCAGGCCCTCGCGCTTGACCCCCACGACGCCGATGAGTTCATCGAAATCATCGCGGGTTCTGACGTGCGCGTCGTATTAAGCGGCCACTATCACCACCCGATCGTCGAGACGGTCAACGGTATTCCGGTGGTGGTCGCTCCGGGTGTCGCCAACATTGCTCGCTCACTCGATGACCCGGCTGAAGAGTCGGCCGAGCTTGCCTTCGGCGGCGCGGTAATCGAAATCCGCGGCACCCGCACACGGGTGGTTCCGTTCATCGAGCGTCACGAAGCTGCCCTCGAAGTGTTCCGTTTCGACCGCGAGACGGTCGCCCGCATCATCGCCGCCGCCGGCCGTCCCACCCCCTAA
- a CDS encoding GntR family transcriptional regulator yields MNERQSARDSALSGLPVYRRIAAELWQEIQDGTLPAGTRLPNENELAARFGVTRLTLRQGVVELQRLGAVEIRRGVGTFVTSPPDLVEIVASVPVARQSSDSLADALDLNLPPVSARPVRQVDEVVLHAGPATEPLPDDVISGLGVPLADLRRLDTVMLHSGRRWISNSYWYPASLGDVEALVSQHGLVVRGLVEGLGLELRYLWRAFSAVGADFADADALGVPTGTALLVRDGVTADTTGRPVFYVRRRLRGDEAKFVLRYDTEPVAHDDL; encoded by the coding sequence GTGAACGAGCGGCAAAGTGCCCGTGACTCAGCGCTGTCTGGCCTGCCGGTTTATCGTCGAATCGCTGCTGAACTGTGGCAGGAGATTCAAGATGGCACGCTGCCGGCCGGCACTCGGCTACCCAATGAGAACGAATTGGCGGCACGGTTTGGGGTGACGCGCCTCACGCTTCGGCAGGGTGTTGTTGAGCTGCAGCGCCTCGGTGCCGTAGAGATCCGCCGCGGCGTTGGCACGTTTGTGACCTCGCCGCCCGACCTCGTTGAGATCGTGGCGAGCGTGCCGGTGGCGCGCCAGTCATCGGACTCGCTGGCCGACGCACTCGACCTCAATCTGCCGCCGGTCTCGGCCCGCCCCGTTCGCCAGGTTGACGAGGTCGTGTTGCATGCGGGCCCCGCGACCGAGCCGCTCCCCGACGATGTGATCTCGGGTCTTGGCGTTCCCCTCGCTGACCTCCGACGCCTCGACACCGTGATGCTCCACAGCGGTCGTCGTTGGATCTCCAACAGCTACTGGTATCCGGCATCGCTCGGTGACGTCGAGGCGTTGGTTTCCCAGCACGGACTCGTGGTGCGCGGACTCGTCGAGGGCCTTGGCCTCGAACTGCGCTACCTCTGGCGCGCATTCAGCGCGGTCGGTGCCGACTTCGCCGATGCCGACGCGCTGGGGGTGCCCACCGGAACCGCGCTGCTGGTTCGTGATGGCGTGACCGCTGATACCACTGGTCGCCCGGTGTTCTACGTGCGCCGCCGCCTCCGCGGCGACGAGGCCAAGTTCGTACTGCGCTACGACACCGAGCCGGTCGCGCACGACGACCTGTAA
- a CDS encoding ABC transporter substrate-binding protein, translated as MRRSVAFTALALSGVLLAGCSTSPANDAAPETSAPTTAADPTAIVDIRVGLEPTSLDVTTTSGAGLVQVMRGNVYQGLVGLTEDRTIVPALATEWDISEDGLTYTFTVRDGVVFHDGTPMTMDDVVASLTAASADDSKNPDAKRMTGVVSVTATDDSTVQIVLAERDINFLETLTTGAGYIVSQTSTVDLASATNGTGPYTLGQWNRGATLSLEPFADYWGDAPSNGGVVFHYIADEATAATALRGGELDVLVGASPETTELFAADDAFQVAEGESTSWMTLGFNHTVESLQDQRVREAIRRSIDKTELIEVLGGQALEVGTITVPSDTWHVDATDTAAFDTAEAKKLLKEAGYEDLELTLTVSNTYDTIITEFIAAELAEVGIDVTIETVEFATWLEDVFTNKKFEMTMVLHVDPATATYYANPNYYWSYDNAEVQGLIADARTALTEDERDEAMRDAVTLVAEDSASDWLYSPKNIIVAGSDVAGFAVDRNSTNFPVSGITIAE; from the coding sequence ATGCGCAGATCTGTTGCGTTCACCGCCCTAGCCCTGAGCGGTGTTTTGCTCGCCGGCTGCTCCACCTCGCCCGCAAATGACGCGGCTCCCGAAACCTCGGCGCCCACCACAGCCGCCGACCCCACTGCCATCGTCGACATCCGCGTGGGCCTGGAGCCCACGAGCCTCGACGTCACCACAACGTCGGGTGCTGGCCTCGTGCAGGTCATGCGCGGCAACGTCTACCAGGGCCTCGTTGGCCTGACAGAAGACCGCACCATTGTTCCTGCGCTTGCCACCGAATGGGACATCTCGGAAGACGGCCTCACCTACACGTTCACCGTGCGCGATGGCGTTGTCTTCCACGATGGCACCCCGATGACGATGGATGACGTGGTGGCCTCCCTCACCGCCGCGAGCGCCGACGACTCGAAAAACCCCGACGCCAAGCGCATGACCGGCGTCGTCTCGGTTACCGCTACCGACGACAGCACGGTGCAGATTGTGCTCGCCGAGCGCGACATTAACTTCCTGGAAACCCTCACCACGGGCGCCGGCTACATCGTGTCGCAGACCTCGACGGTTGACCTCGCGTCGGCGACGAACGGTACCGGCCCGTACACGCTCGGTCAGTGGAACCGCGGGGCGACGCTGTCGCTGGAACCGTTCGCCGACTACTGGGGCGACGCTCCCAGCAACGGCGGCGTGGTGTTCCACTACATCGCCGATGAGGCCACGGCAGCAACGGCCCTGCGCGGCGGCGAGCTCGATGTGCTGGTTGGCGCTTCGCCAGAAACGACCGAACTGTTCGCGGCCGACGACGCATTCCAGGTGGCCGAGGGTGAGTCAACGAGCTGGATGACGCTCGGGTTCAACCACACCGTTGAGTCGTTGCAGGATCAGCGTGTGCGCGAGGCGATTCGTCGCTCGATCGACAAGACCGAGCTCATTGAGGTGCTCGGTGGGCAGGCGCTGGAAGTCGGAACCATCACGGTGCCGAGCGACACGTGGCACGTTGACGCCACCGACACCGCGGCATTCGACACCGCAGAGGCCAAGAAGCTTCTGAAGGAAGCGGGCTACGAAGACCTCGAGCTGACGCTGACGGTCTCGAACACGTACGACACGATCATCACCGAGTTCATCGCGGCTGAGCTTGCCGAGGTCGGCATTGACGTCACGATCGAAACCGTCGAGTTTGCCACCTGGCTGGAAGACGTCTTCACGAACAAGAAGTTCGAGATGACGATGGTGCTGCACGTTGACCCGGCCACGGCAACGTACTACGCCAACCCGAACTACTACTGGAGCTACGACAACGCCGAGGTGCAGGGCCTGATCGCCGACGCCCGCACCGCGCTCACCGAAGACGAGCGCGACGAAGCCATGCGTGACGCTGTCACACTCGTTGCCGAAGACTCAGCAAGTGACTGGCTGTACTCGCCGAAGAACATCATCGTCGCTGGCTCCGACGTTGCCGGATTCGCGGTCGACCGCAACTCGACCAACTTCCCGGTCTCGGGCATCACGATCGCCGAGTGA
- a CDS encoding ABC transporter permease, whose translation MTLTAAPLHAGRGTMIRAQRTARYIAGEVIVLITSLVVASMAIFGFLAVLPGDQAAILGGVEATPEQIEALRQQMGLNRPLWEQYLDWFGGVLTGDLSTSALDGRSVAAELGEKLQVTVPLGLLALLLSIVIAVPVGVLAAIYRDSAFGRVITALSQLSAAIPTFVLGLALVLLVALPTRLFPVQGFPADRWADPMEALRSLILPATAIAIGQSAVLVRFVRSVTIDILLKDWVRTGLAQGWPLRTVLVRHGARNAALPLLGIIGLEIAGILMGSVIVEQIFALPGVGGMLLSDVGNRDITSIQSTLFVLTALVMITTVVLTTLSRVLDPRVRSAS comes from the coding sequence ATGACCCTCACAGCGGCACCGTTACACGCTGGGCGCGGAACCATGATCCGCGCCCAGCGCACGGCTCGCTACATTGCGGGAGAGGTGATCGTTTTGATCACCTCTCTCGTGGTGGCGAGCATGGCCATCTTCGGTTTTCTGGCTGTTCTTCCCGGCGACCAGGCGGCGATCCTCGGCGGCGTGGAAGCGACCCCCGAGCAGATTGAAGCCCTGCGCCAGCAGATGGGCCTCAACCGCCCTCTCTGGGAGCAGTACCTCGACTGGTTCGGTGGCGTACTCACCGGCGACCTGAGCACGAGTGCCCTCGATGGCCGCTCAGTTGCCGCCGAGCTTGGCGAAAAACTGCAGGTGACGGTTCCGCTCGGTCTTTTGGCGCTCCTGCTCAGCATCGTCATCGCCGTTCCGGTAGGCGTGCTCGCCGCGATCTACCGCGACAGCGCATTTGGCCGCGTGATCACGGCGCTCAGCCAACTGTCTGCCGCGATCCCCACGTTCGTGCTCGGCCTTGCCCTCGTGCTCCTCGTCGCCCTGCCGACGCGTTTGTTCCCTGTGCAGGGCTTCCCTGCCGACCGCTGGGCTGACCCGATGGAGGCGCTGCGCTCACTCATCCTTCCGGCCACCGCCATCGCAATCGGACAGTCCGCCGTGCTGGTGCGATTCGTCCGCAGCGTCACGATTGACATCCTGCTGAAGGACTGGGTGCGCACCGGGCTCGCGCAGGGATGGCCGCTCCGCACCGTGCTTGTTCGCCACGGCGCACGCAACGCCGCTCTCCCCCTGCTCGGCATCATCGGTCTCGAAATTGCCGGCATTCTGATGGGCTCCGTCATCGTCGAGCAAATCTTCGCGCTGCCGGGAGTCGGCGGCATGCTGCTCAGCGACGTCGGCAACCGTGACATCACGTCAATTCAGAGCACCCTGTTCGTGCTTACCGCGCTCGTGATGATCACCACCGTCGTTCTCACCACGCTCTCTCGCGTGCTTGACCCCCGCGTTCGGAGTGCCTCATGA